From one Chlamydiifrater phoenicopteri genomic stretch:
- the rplO gene encoding 50S ribosomal protein L15: MIRLESLFDCSGRKRRKKLLGRGPSSGHGKTSGRGHKGDGSRSGYKRRFGYEGGGVPLYRRVPTRGSDVARFASKVEEVTTERLDAVFQDGDEISLLILKEKRMVSRAASGVKIILKGDLAKKFVCKDSSVRFSLGAQSALGIS, translated from the coding sequence ATGATTAGATTAGAGTCTTTATTTGATTGTTCAGGAAGAAAACGACGCAAGAAGTTATTGGGACGAGGGCCTTCTTCTGGTCATGGAAAAACCTCTGGACGAGGACATAAAGGGGATGGGAGTAGGTCTGGCTACAAGAGACGATTTGGTTATGAAGGGGGAGGAGTGCCTTTGTACAGAAGGGTCCCTACCAGAGGGTCTGACGTTGCTAGATTTGCTAGCAAGGTAGAAGAAGTTACCACAGAGAGATTAGATGCTGTTTTTCAAGATGGTGATGAGATTTCTCTCCTTATTTTGAAAGAAAAAAGAATGGTTTCCAGAGCCGCTTCCGGTGTTAAGATCATCTTGAAGGGTGATTTAGCTAAAAAGTTTGTTTGTAAAGATTCTTCTGTGAGGTTTTCTTTAGGAGCTCAGTCTGCTTTAGGGATTTCTTAG
- the rpsE gene encoding 30S ribosomal protein S5 — protein sequence MTASKNSHHKEDHLEEKVLFVNRCSKVVKGGRKFSFSALILVGDGKGRVGYGFAKANELTDAIRKGGEAAKKNLIKVKAMENGSIPHEVRVNFDGAQLLLKPAKPGTGIVAGSRVRLILEMAGAKDIVAKNIGSNNPVNQVKATFKALSELTVKEDVLKGRGVVND from the coding sequence ATGACAGCGTCAAAAAACTCTCATCATAAGGAAGATCACCTAGAAGAGAAGGTTCTCTTTGTGAATCGGTGCTCGAAAGTAGTGAAGGGCGGAAGGAAGTTTAGTTTTTCTGCTTTGATTTTAGTGGGTGATGGTAAAGGCCGTGTAGGCTATGGCTTTGCTAAAGCGAATGAGCTTACAGATGCGATAAGAAAAGGTGGAGAGGCCGCTAAGAAGAACTTAATCAAAGTTAAAGCTATGGAAAATGGTTCCATACCTCATGAGGTTAGGGTTAACTTTGATGGAGCCCAATTACTTTTGAAGCCAGCAAAACCAGGGACAGGGATAGTGGCTGGGTCCAGAGTTAGATTAATTTTGGAGATGGCCGGAGCAAAGGATATTGTGGCAAAAAATATAGGTTCTAACAATCCAGTTAACCAGGTGAAAGCTACTTTCAAGGCTCTTTCTGAACTCACTGTTAAGGAGGATGTATTGAAGGGAAGGGGTGTAGTAAATGATTAG
- the rplR gene encoding 50S ribosomal protein L18, giving the protein MESSLLKSNSMKRRRALRVRRHLRGSFERPRLCVVKTNKHLYVQLIDDEQGKTLGSISTVVKALKSTDLAKKSKESAKLLGEKIAELGKSLNISKVVFDRGPFKYHGVVAAIADAAREGGLQF; this is encoded by the coding sequence ATGGAAAGTTCTCTTCTTAAGTCAAACTCGATGAAACGACGAAGAGCTCTCAGGGTCAGAAGACACTTAAGAGGATCTTTTGAAAGGCCTCGGCTTTGTGTTGTAAAAACAAATAAGCATCTCTACGTTCAACTTATAGATGATGAACAAGGGAAAACTCTTGGATCGATCTCTACGGTAGTAAAAGCTTTAAAAAGTACAGATTTAGCTAAGAAAAGCAAAGAATCAGCAAAGCTTCTTGGGGAAAAGATTGCTGAGCTAGGAAAGAGTCTTAATATCAGCAAGGTCGTTTTTGACCGAGGTCCCTTTAAATACCATGGGGTTGTAGCTGCCATAGCTGATGCAGCTAGAGAAGGTGGATTGCAGTTTTAA